One segment of Anaerolineae bacterium DNA contains the following:
- a CDS encoding endonuclease MutS2, producing the protein MEDRYLDILEFPKILERLAAYADFSAGQALARALRPTADLEEARRRQQETAEAMRLLSAGMTLSVGGARDIRPLLDECKRGISLQPEDFLEIRATLASARSLRQSLGRQVALAPHLAGLAQRIEDCAHVVAEINRCMDEAGEIRDSASPMLAQIRAALREAHERVLRQLNRLIHSAESAGYLQEPIITQRNGRYVIPLKAEFKGRIPGIIHDQSASGATLFIEPLTTVELNNEWRELQLAEQAEIRRILANLSMLIAQEAPFIERTVGILAELDLIFAKAKYAQDLRAVSPELVPFEKPHPVAGDPNVIHPGSVIVLPRARHPLLDPQTVVPIDVRLGPDYFVLVITGPNTGGKTVALKTVGLLAAMAQAGMAIPAAEGARLSVFDGIYADIGDEQSIEQSLSTFSSHMNNIVDILRRATSHSLVVLDELGAGTDPEEGSALAQAILSHLVARGITTFATTHYSELKIYAHSAPGVQNASVEFDPETLRPTYELTIGLPGRSNALAIARRLGLDESIIADATRRVSAEALQAESLLNHLKTTQQQARRELELAQAARQEAERLRDELRQKLAAIEEARRQVLAEAREQARQELAELRQEIERLRAEAEEARRALRQAPAAPAVRTLSQEVEALEEAWAPVRSPQAPAEEVGPWVPPQVGDRVWIEGLSVEGEVTGVAGDEVELQAGSLRLRLPARQVRVRRQAAPAQEPAPSISFDLERPRPPTELDLRGMRAEDALEALERYLDAALLANLPWARIIHGKGTGALRQAVREFLQGYRHLLEFQPADASEGGDGVTIVTFKRGEPAARP; encoded by the coding sequence GCGCGGCATCAGCCTCCAGCCGGAGGACTTCCTGGAAATCCGCGCCACCCTTGCCAGCGCGCGCTCCCTGCGGCAGAGCCTGGGCCGGCAGGTGGCCCTGGCGCCCCACTTGGCCGGCCTGGCCCAGCGCATCGAGGACTGCGCCCACGTGGTCGCCGAGATCAACCGCTGTATGGACGAGGCCGGCGAGATACGCGACAGCGCCAGCCCCATGCTGGCGCAAATCCGCGCCGCCCTGCGCGAGGCGCACGAGCGGGTCCTGCGCCAGCTCAACCGGCTGATCCACTCGGCGGAGAGCGCCGGCTACCTCCAGGAACCCATCATCACCCAGCGCAACGGGCGCTATGTCATCCCACTCAAAGCCGAGTTCAAGGGGCGCATCCCGGGCATCATCCATGACCAGTCCGCCAGCGGCGCCACGCTCTTCATCGAACCGCTGACCACGGTGGAGCTGAACAACGAGTGGCGCGAACTGCAGTTGGCGGAACAGGCGGAGATCCGCCGCATCCTGGCCAATCTGTCCATGCTGATCGCGCAGGAAGCGCCGTTCATCGAGCGCACCGTGGGGATACTGGCCGAGCTGGACCTGATTTTCGCCAAGGCCAAGTATGCCCAGGATCTGCGCGCTGTCTCGCCGGAGCTGGTGCCGTTCGAGAAGCCGCATCCGGTGGCCGGCGACCCCAATGTCATCCACCCGGGGAGCGTCATCGTACTGCCCCGGGCGCGCCATCCCCTGCTGGACCCGCAGACGGTAGTGCCCATTGACGTGCGGCTCGGCCCCGATTACTTCGTGCTGGTCATCACCGGCCCCAATACCGGCGGCAAGACCGTAGCGCTCAAGACGGTGGGCCTCCTGGCCGCCATGGCACAGGCCGGCATGGCCATCCCCGCCGCCGAAGGGGCGCGGCTCTCCGTGTTCGACGGCATATATGCCGATATCGGGGATGAGCAGTCCATCGAGCAGAGCCTGTCCACTTTCTCTTCCCACATGAACAACATCGTGGATATCTTGCGGCGGGCGACCTCCCACTCACTGGTGGTGCTGGATGAGCTGGGCGCCGGCACCGACCCGGAAGAAGGCTCCGCCCTGGCCCAGGCCATCCTCTCGCACCTGGTGGCGCGGGGTATCACCACCTTCGCCACCACCCATTACTCGGAGCTGAAGATTTACGCCCACAGCGCGCCCGGCGTGCAGAACGCCAGCGTCGAATTCGACCCGGAGACCCTGCGCCCGACCTATGAGCTGACCATCGGGCTCCCGGGGCGCTCGAACGCGCTGGCCATCGCCCGCCGGCTGGGCCTGGACGAGAGCATTATCGCCGACGCCACCCGCCGCGTCTCCGCCGAGGCGCTTCAGGCCGAATCCCTGCTGAACCATCTCAAGACCACCCAACAGCAGGCGCGCCGCGAGCTGGAGCTGGCGCAGGCCGCCCGACAGGAAGCGGAACGGCTGCGCGATGAGCTTCGTCAGAAGCTGGCAGCCATCGAAGAGGCTCGCCGGCAGGTGCTGGCCGAGGCGCGCGAGCAGGCGCGTCAAGAGCTGGCAGAACTGCGCCAGGAGATCGAACGCCTGCGCGCCGAAGCAGAGGAAGCGCGCCGCGCCCTGCGGCAGGCGCCGGCCGCGCCGGCAGTGCGGACGCTCTCCCAGGAAGTCGAGGCGCTGGAGGAAGCCTGGGCGCCGGTGCGCAGCCCGCAAGCCCCCGCGGAAGAGGTCGGGCCCTGGGTGCCCCCGCAGGTGGGGGACCGGGTCTGGATCGAGGGGCTTTCCGTGGAAGGAGAGGTGACGGGCGTCGCCGGCGACGAGGTGGAACTGCAGGCCGGCTCCCTGCGCCTGCGCCTGCCGGCCCGTCAGGTGCGGGTGCGCCGGCAGGCCGCGCCGGCACAAGAGCCGGCGCCTTCCATTTCGTTCGACCTGGAGCGGCCGCGCCCGCCGACCGAGCTGGACCTGCGCGGCATGCGGGCGGAGGACGCGCTGGAGGCGCTGGAACGGTACCTGGACGCCGCACTGCTGGCCAATTTGCCCTGGGCGCGCATCATCCACGGCAAAGGAACCGGTGCACTGCGCCAGGCGGTGCGGGAATTTCTCCAGGGCTACCGCCATCTCCTGGAGTTTCAGCCGGCGGATGCCTCCGAGGGCGGGGATGGTGTGACGATAGTAACCTTCAAACGAGGGGAGCCGGCGGCCAGGCCGTGA